The Novosphingobium sp. PP1Y genome segment CGATCAGGACCGTGACCGCGCGCCCCCAGTCCATGCGGCCGGTAAGCTTGGCGTAGCCCACCGCCATGATGGCGATGACGCCGACCACCGAGGCAATGGTGATCATCCAGCTTTCAATGGTGTCGAGGCCGGTTTCGATGCTGGTGGAGGCGAAGGCGGCCTGAGACACGGCCATGGATGCGAGGATGCCGGCAACGCCGACAAGCTGGCGTGCGCGGCGATCCGAAAGGAGGCGACGCGCGGGACGACGAGAGAGCTTCATAGACTTCTCCATGGTG includes the following:
- a CDS encoding TrbC/VirB2 family protein produces the protein MKLSRRPARRLLSDRRARQLVGVAGILASMAVSQAAFASTSIETGLDTIESWMITIASVVGVIAIMAVGYAKLTGRMDWGRAVTVLIGIGIIFSATTIVGWMGGSA